In Mycolicibacterium phocaicum, one DNA window encodes the following:
- the hisG gene encoding ATP phosphoribosyltransferase has product MTGASSNGLLRVAVPNKGALSESAAHILSEAGYRRRTDPKDLTVVDPANKVEFFFLRPKDIAIYVGSGQLDFGITGRDLAAESMAPVSERLALGFGSSTFRYAAPKGRDWTVADLAGKRIASAYPNLVRKDLSDKGIEATVIRLDGAVEISIQLGVADAIADVVGSGRTLALHNLVAFGESLCDSEAVLIERADVAPDPARDQLAARIQGVVFGQQYLMLDYDCPRSVLEQATAITPGLESPTIAPLADADWVAVRALVPRRQVNAIMDELAAIGAKAILASDIRFCRF; this is encoded by the coding sequence GTGACCGGCGCATCGTCCAACGGCCTCCTGCGCGTCGCCGTTCCGAACAAGGGCGCACTGAGTGAGTCGGCCGCCCACATCCTGTCCGAGGCCGGATACCGTCGCCGCACCGATCCGAAGGATCTGACGGTCGTCGACCCGGCGAACAAGGTCGAGTTCTTTTTCCTGCGGCCCAAGGACATTGCCATCTACGTGGGGTCCGGGCAGCTGGACTTCGGCATCACCGGTCGCGACCTCGCTGCCGAGTCGATGGCCCCCGTCAGCGAGCGGTTGGCCCTGGGTTTCGGATCCTCGACGTTCCGCTATGCCGCGCCAAAGGGACGGGACTGGACGGTCGCCGATCTGGCCGGCAAGCGCATCGCCAGCGCCTACCCGAACCTGGTGCGGAAAGACCTGTCCGACAAGGGGATCGAAGCCACCGTGATCCGCCTCGACGGCGCCGTGGAGATCTCGATCCAGCTCGGCGTGGCCGACGCCATCGCCGACGTCGTCGGATCCGGCCGCACTCTGGCGCTGCACAACCTGGTGGCCTTCGGTGAATCGCTGTGCGATTCGGAGGCGGTGCTGATCGAGCGCGCCGATGTCGCACCGGACCCGGCCCGCGACCAGCTCGCGGCCCGCATCCAGGGTGTGGTGTTCGGGCAGCAGTACCTGATGCTCGATTACGACTGCCCCCGCAGCGTTTTGGAGCAGGCAACGGCCATCACGCCGGGTCTCGAATCGCCGACCATCGCGCCCCTGGCTGACGCCGACTGGGTTGCGGTGCGTGCCCTGGTGCCGCGGCGGCAGGTCAACGCCATCATGGATGAGCTGGCGGCCATCGGGGCCAAGGCGATCCTGGCGTCCGATATCCGGTTCTGTCGCTTCTGA
- a CDS encoding phosphoribosyl-ATP diphosphatase, whose product MKQLQPVKTFDALFAELSERAKTRPAGSGTVAALDAGVHHLGKKIIEEAGEVWIAAEHESDDELAGEISQLLYWTQVLMIKRGLTLDDVYGKL is encoded by the coding sequence GTGAAACAATTGCAGCCCGTGAAGACCTTCGATGCGCTATTCGCCGAGCTCAGTGAGCGAGCGAAGACCCGGCCGGCCGGCAGCGGCACCGTCGCGGCGTTGGACGCCGGGGTGCATCATCTGGGCAAGAAGATCATCGAAGAAGCCGGCGAAGTGTGGATCGCCGCGGAACACGAGAGCGATGACGAGCTGGCGGGCGAGATCAGTCAGCTCCTGTACTGGACGCAGGTATTGATGATCAAGCGCGGCCTGACCCTCGACGACGTGTACGGCAAGCTGTGA
- a CDS encoding HNH endonuclease signature motif containing protein, whose product MATDRTTIRTAYAALADALAAVNSLDYTRLPIEVLLELQSQRETLKCAAEATDHQILAAAQTQATAKDIGAKDWPEVLHVRLRISREEARRRVRDTDNLGPRSAITGEPLGPVWELVAAALAEGAINSEHVQVITWFFQKLPLWAADPVTLAQCETDLVADARVKTPEDLRKVAADLLYRLDQDGPEPDDDEPDPKRSFVMGKQRPDGRTDVTAQLDPEGRAYWQVLFDKYAAPGMCNPADEVPCLSGTPTQEQIDADTRTLAQRQYDAFKMVGRMMLASSSGVHNGFPVGVVATCTVTDLEKRAGVAVTHTGTKLPVKDLVRMAAQGSDNYLAVFDDHTGQPLYLGRAARTASTAQRLALFARDLGCTRPNCTAPASRSQAHHVNTNWRDDGLTDITNLTLACGPDNRLVDTGGWTTTMGPDGRTHWTPPPLLDVGQPRTNQYHRPTLYPTERGDTGNDESDSPAR is encoded by the coding sequence ATGGCCACCGACCGCACCACCATCCGCACCGCCTACGCGGCACTGGCGGATGCCCTCGCGGCGGTCAACAGCCTCGACTACACCCGACTACCCATCGAGGTCCTGCTCGAGCTGCAATCCCAGCGCGAAACCCTCAAATGCGCCGCCGAAGCCACCGATCACCAGATCCTCGCCGCCGCCCAAACCCAAGCCACCGCCAAAGACATCGGCGCCAAGGATTGGCCCGAGGTGCTGCATGTGCGGTTGCGGATCAGCCGCGAAGAAGCCCGCCGCCGGGTCCGCGACACAGATAATTTGGGCCCGCGCTCGGCCATCACCGGCGAACCGTTGGGCCCGGTGTGGGAGCTGGTGGCCGCCGCGCTGGCCGAAGGTGCGATCAACAGTGAGCACGTGCAGGTCATCACCTGGTTTTTCCAGAAGCTGCCGCTGTGGGCGGCCGACCCGGTCACTCTCGCCCAGTGCGAGACCGACCTGGTGGCCGACGCCCGGGTCAAGACGCCCGAGGACCTCCGCAAAGTCGCAGCGGACCTGTTGTACCGGCTGGATCAGGACGGCCCCGAACCCGACGACGATGAGCCCGACCCCAAGCGTTCGTTCGTGATGGGTAAGCAGCGGCCCGACGGCCGCACCGACGTCACCGCCCAACTCGATCCGGAAGGGCGGGCCTACTGGCAGGTGCTGTTCGACAAGTACGCCGCCCCCGGTATGTGCAACCCCGCCGACGAGGTGCCGTGCCTGTCGGGGACACCCACCCAAGAACAAATCGATGCGGACACCCGCACCCTGGCCCAACGCCAATACGACGCGTTCAAAATGGTCGGGCGAATGATGCTGGCCTCATCCAGCGGGGTGCACAACGGGTTCCCCGTCGGGGTAGTCGCCACCTGCACCGTCACCGACCTGGAAAAACGTGCCGGGGTCGCTGTGACGCACACCGGGACGAAGCTGCCGGTGAAGGATTTGGTGCGGATGGCCGCACAAGGGTCGGACAACTACCTCGCGGTGTTCGATGACCACACCGGCCAACCGCTCTATTTGGGTCGGGCGGCGCGCACCGCCAGCACCGCACAACGGCTGGCCCTGTTCGCCCGGGACCTGGGCTGCACCCGACCCAACTGCACCGCCCCCGCATCCCGCTCCCAGGCCCATCACGTCAACACCAACTGGCGTGATGACGGCCTGACCGACATCACCAACCTCACCCTGGCCTGCGGACCCGACAACCGGCTGGTCGACACCGGCGGCTGGACCACCACCATGGGCCCCGACGGCCGCACCCACTGGACCCCACCACCCCTCTTAGACGTCGGCCAACCAAGGACGAATCAGTACCACCGCCCGACGCTGTACCCCACAGAGCGCGGAGACACCGGCAATGATGAAAGTGACAGTCCCGCAAGGTGA
- a CDS encoding sugar porter family MFS transporter, with translation MSHGPIGDDTTAIFADEEFDSGRSAVRIASVAALGGLLFGYDSAVINGAVKSIQMHFAIDDQSLGIAVASALLGAAVGAMTAGRLADRVGRLSVMKLAALLFLISAIGAGLAWNIWVLVAFRVVGGLGVGIASVIAPAYIAETSPASIRGRLGSLQQLAIVSGIFLSLAVDALLAHLAGGASNMLWLGQEAWRWMFILMAIPAIVYGLLAFTIPESPRYLVATHRIPEARKVLTTLLGEKNLEITIGRIQQTLESEQKPTWRDMCRPGGGPLSLYGIVWVGLALSVFQQFVGINVIFYYSNVLWEAVGFDESSSFLITVITSVVNILTTVVAIMLIDKIGRKPLLLIGSAGMTLTLATMAVIFGTAPQVNGVPQLSGVEGPVALVAANLFVVAFGMSWGPVVWVLLGEMFPNRIRAAALGLAAAGQWVANWAITVTFPELRSMLGVAYGFYALCAFLSLVFVAKWVRETKGVALEDMHAELLAK, from the coding sequence ATGTCCCATGGCCCGATCGGTGACGACACAACGGCGATCTTCGCCGACGAGGAGTTCGACTCCGGTCGTAGTGCGGTGCGCATAGCGTCGGTGGCGGCTCTCGGCGGTCTGCTGTTCGGCTATGACAGCGCTGTCATCAACGGCGCGGTGAAGTCGATCCAGATGCACTTCGCGATCGACGATCAGTCGCTGGGCATCGCCGTTGCCTCGGCGCTGCTCGGTGCGGCCGTCGGCGCCATGACGGCCGGGCGGCTGGCCGACCGCGTCGGCCGTCTCTCCGTCATGAAGCTGGCCGCGCTGCTGTTCCTGATCAGCGCCATCGGGGCCGGGCTGGCCTGGAACATCTGGGTGCTGGTGGCATTCCGGGTTGTCGGGGGGCTCGGCGTGGGCATCGCGTCGGTGATCGCTCCGGCCTATATCGCCGAAACGTCACCGGCGAGCATCCGCGGGCGACTCGGATCGCTACAGCAGCTGGCCATCGTCAGCGGTATCTTCCTGTCGTTGGCAGTCGACGCACTCCTCGCGCATCTGGCCGGTGGAGCGAGCAACATGCTGTGGCTGGGGCAGGAGGCGTGGCGCTGGATGTTCATCCTGATGGCCATCCCGGCCATCGTGTACGGCCTGCTGGCCTTCACCATTCCCGAGTCGCCCCGGTATCTCGTTGCCACGCACCGAATTCCGGAAGCCCGCAAGGTGCTCACCACGTTGCTCGGGGAGAAGAACCTGGAGATCACGATCGGTCGCATCCAGCAGACGCTCGAGTCCGAACAGAAGCCCACCTGGCGCGACATGTGCCGGCCCGGCGGCGGACCGTTGAGCCTCTACGGCATCGTCTGGGTCGGTCTGGCGCTGTCGGTGTTCCAGCAGTTCGTCGGTATCAACGTGATCTTCTACTACTCGAACGTGCTGTGGGAGGCCGTCGGTTTCGACGAGAGCTCGTCGTTCCTCATCACCGTCATCACCTCGGTGGTAAACATCCTGACGACCGTGGTCGCCATCATGCTGATCGACAAGATCGGCCGCAAGCCGCTGCTGCTCATCGGCTCGGCCGGCATGACGCTGACGCTGGCCACCATGGCGGTCATCTTCGGTACCGCCCCGCAGGTGAACGGGGTGCCGCAACTCAGCGGCGTGGAGGGGCCCGTCGCCCTCGTCGCCGCCAACCTGTTCGTGGTGGCGTTCGGCATGTCGTGGGGGCCGGTGGTGTGGGTGCTGCTGGGGGAGATGTTTCCCAACCGCATCCGAGCCGCGGCGCTCGGTCTGGCCGCGGCCGGCCAATGGGTCGCCAACTGGGCCATCACCGTCACCTTCCCCGAACTGCGCAGCATGCTCGGCGTCGCATACGGCTTCTACGCGCTGTGCGCGTTCCTGTCGCTGGTGTTCGTCGCCAAGTGGGTTCGCGAGACCAAAGGTGTTGCGCTCGAGGACATGCACGCCGAGCTGCTGGCAAAGTGA
- a CDS encoding HAD family hydrolase, translated as MFKAVLFDMDGTLVDSEKLWDVAMHAFYAQKGGVLTDAVRETTVGGSAENVMRIVYDDLGLDPTPESMAESADWLHVYTGELFEQGLPWRPGAQELLETLAASEIPLALVTNTRRTLTEQALKTIGSHYFTVTVCGDEVPDGKPHPAPYLRAAELLGVAAEDCLAIEDSVTGAQSADAAGCVVLVVPNDVAVPDGPRRRHIESLAGLGVADLRDIYTEMCS; from the coding sequence TTGTTCAAGGCCGTGTTGTTCGACATGGACGGCACGCTCGTCGACTCCGAAAAGCTCTGGGACGTCGCGATGCACGCCTTCTATGCCCAGAAGGGCGGCGTGCTTACCGATGCCGTGCGGGAGACGACGGTCGGCGGCTCGGCGGAGAACGTGATGCGGATCGTCTACGACGACCTCGGCCTGGACCCGACTCCGGAGTCCATGGCCGAGTCCGCCGACTGGCTCCACGTCTACACCGGTGAGCTCTTCGAGCAGGGACTGCCCTGGCGTCCGGGCGCGCAGGAGTTGCTGGAAACCTTGGCCGCCAGCGAGATTCCGCTGGCGCTGGTGACCAATACTCGGCGTACCTTGACCGAGCAGGCGCTGAAAACCATTGGTAGTCACTACTTCACGGTCACCGTCTGCGGTGACGAGGTGCCCGACGGGAAGCCTCATCCGGCTCCGTACCTGCGGGCCGCCGAACTGCTGGGGGTTGCGGCGGAGGACTGCCTGGCGATCGAGGATTCGGTGACCGGCGCGCAGTCGGCGGACGCCGCGGGCTGCGTCGTGCTGGTGGTGCCCAACGACGTCGCGGTGCCCGACGGACCACGCCGCCGGCACATCGAATCGCTGGCCGGGCTCGGGGTCGCCGACCTTCGTGACATCTACACCGAAATGTGTTCGTAG
- the metH gene encoding methionine synthase, with amino-acid sequence MEGTHVTAAPVKTFVPNIRPDCTDELTAALGRRIMVIDGAMGTAIQRDRPDEAGYRGERFKDWPSDLVGNNDLLTLTQPHIIEGIHREYLEAGADILETNTFNANAVSLADYGMEEFAYELNYAGAALARQAADEFSTPEKPRYVAGALGPTTRTASISPDVNDPGARNVSYDQLVAAYLEAANGLVDGGSDILIIETIFDSLNAKAAVFAVETLFEERGRRWPLIISGTITDASGRTLSGQVTEAFWNAIRHAKPLAVGLNCALGAPEMRPYIAEVARIADTFVSCYPNAGLPNAFGEYDESPERQAGYIEEFAEAGLVNLVGGCCGTAPPHIAEIAKVVEGKAPRELPEIPVATRLSGLEPLNITEDSLFVNIGERTNITGSARFRNLIKAEDYDTALSVALQQVEVGAQVIDINMDEGMIDGVAAMDRFTKLIAAEPDISRVPVMIDSSKWEVIEAGLKNVQGKPIVNSISMKEGEEKFIREARLCRKYGAAVVVMAFDEQGQADNLERRKEICGRAYRILTEEVGFPAEDIIFDPNCFALATGIEEHATYGIDFIEACAWIKENLPGVHISGGISNVSFSFRGNNPVREAIHAVFLFHAIKAGLDMGIVNAGALVPYDEIDPELRDRIEDVVLNRREDAAERLLEIAERFNTKGKEEDPVAAQWRSLPVRERITHALVKGIDAHVDDDTEELRAEIAAAGGRPIEVIEGPLMDGMNVVGDLFGAGKMFLPQVVKSARVMKKAVAYLLPFIEAEKEQNGTAAAKDTNGTIVMATVKGDVHDIGKNIVGVVLQCNNFEVIDLGVMVPAQKILDAAKEHNADIIGLSGLITPSLDEMVNFAVEMEREGLEIPLLIGGATTSRAHTAVKISPRRSGPVVWVKDASRSVPVAAALLDDKQRPALMEATEKDYAALRERHSQKNERPMLTLEKARANRTPIEWGGYTPPVPAIGTGVREFLDYDLAELREYIDWQPFFNAWEMKGKFPDILNNPASGEAARKLYDDAQEMLDTLIKEKWLRANGVIGFFPANAVGDDVEVYTDETRTEVLTTLHNLRQQGEHRDGIPNKSLGDFVAPRDTGLADYVGAFAVTAGLGGQDKIMEFKAALDDYSAILLESVADRLAEAFAERMHQRVREEFWGYRPDEQLDNEALIGEKYVGIRPAPGYPACPEHTEKTTLFSLLDVTERTGIELTESMAMWPGAAVSGWYFSHPQSQYFVVGRLAQDQVADYARRKGWTLKEAERWLAPNLGYNPED; translated from the coding sequence ATGGAAGGAACGCATGTGACTGCCGCCCCGGTGAAAACCTTCGTGCCGAACATCCGGCCGGACTGCACCGATGAACTCACGGCTGCGCTGGGCCGGCGGATCATGGTCATCGACGGCGCGATGGGCACGGCGATTCAGCGTGACCGGCCCGACGAGGCCGGCTACCGCGGCGAGCGCTTCAAGGACTGGCCGAGCGATCTGGTCGGCAACAACGACCTGCTCACCCTGACGCAGCCGCACATCATCGAGGGCATCCACCGCGAGTACCTCGAGGCGGGCGCCGACATCCTCGAGACCAACACGTTCAACGCGAACGCGGTCTCGCTCGCCGACTATGGCATGGAGGAGTTCGCCTACGAGCTGAACTACGCCGGCGCCGCCCTCGCCCGTCAGGCCGCCGACGAATTCAGCACCCCGGAGAAGCCGCGCTACGTCGCCGGCGCCCTCGGGCCGACGACGCGCACCGCGTCGATCTCGCCCGACGTCAACGATCCGGGAGCCCGCAACGTCTCCTACGACCAGCTGGTCGCCGCGTACCTCGAAGCCGCCAACGGCCTCGTCGACGGCGGCTCCGACATCCTGATCATCGAGACGATCTTCGACTCGCTGAACGCCAAGGCCGCGGTGTTCGCCGTCGAGACGCTGTTCGAGGAGCGGGGCCGACGCTGGCCGTTGATCATCTCGGGCACCATCACCGACGCGTCGGGCCGCACGTTGTCCGGTCAGGTCACCGAGGCGTTCTGGAATGCGATCCGGCACGCCAAGCCGCTCGCGGTCGGCCTCAACTGCGCCCTCGGCGCGCCCGAGATGCGGCCGTACATCGCCGAGGTGGCGCGCATCGCCGACACCTTCGTCTCCTGCTACCCGAATGCGGGTCTGCCCAACGCTTTTGGCGAGTACGACGAGTCCCCGGAGCGTCAGGCCGGCTACATCGAGGAGTTCGCCGAGGCCGGTCTGGTCAACCTGGTCGGCGGGTGCTGCGGCACCGCGCCGCCGCACATCGCCGAGATCGCCAAGGTCGTCGAGGGCAAGGCGCCCCGCGAGCTGCCGGAGATCCCGGTGGCGACCCGGCTGTCAGGGCTGGAGCCGCTCAACATCACCGAAGACTCCCTCTTCGTGAACATCGGTGAGCGCACCAACATCACCGGTTCCGCCCGGTTCCGCAACCTCATCAAGGCGGAGGACTACGACACCGCGCTGTCGGTCGCGCTGCAGCAGGTCGAGGTCGGTGCGCAGGTCATCGACATCAACATGGACGAGGGCATGATCGACGGCGTCGCCGCGATGGACCGCTTCACCAAGCTGATCGCGGCCGAGCCCGACATCAGCCGCGTCCCGGTGATGATCGATTCCTCCAAGTGGGAGGTCATCGAGGCGGGCCTGAAGAACGTGCAGGGCAAGCCGATCGTCAACTCGATCTCCATGAAGGAGGGCGAGGAGAAGTTCATCCGCGAGGCGCGGCTGTGCCGCAAGTACGGCGCCGCCGTCGTCGTGATGGCCTTCGACGAGCAGGGCCAGGCCGACAACCTGGAGCGTCGCAAGGAGATCTGCGGGCGCGCCTACCGGATTCTGACCGAGGAGGTCGGCTTCCCGGCCGAGGACATCATCTTCGACCCGAACTGCTTCGCACTGGCAACCGGTATCGAGGAGCACGCGACCTACGGCATCGACTTCATCGAGGCCTGCGCGTGGATCAAGGAGAACCTGCCCGGGGTCCACATCTCGGGCGGCATCTCGAACGTGTCGTTCTCGTTCCGCGGCAACAACCCTGTGCGCGAGGCGATCCACGCGGTGTTCCTGTTCCACGCCATCAAGGCCGGCCTGGACATGGGCATCGTCAACGCAGGCGCCCTGGTGCCGTACGACGAGATCGATCCCGAGCTGCGGGACCGCATCGAGGATGTCGTGCTGAATCGGCGGGAGGACGCGGCCGAGCGGCTGCTGGAGATCGCCGAGCGGTTCAACACGAAGGGCAAGGAAGAGGACCCGGTCGCGGCGCAGTGGCGCAGTCTGCCGGTCCGCGAGCGCATCACGCACGCCCTCGTCAAGGGCATCGACGCCCACGTCGACGACGACACCGAGGAACTGCGCGCCGAGATCGCCGCCGCCGGCGGGCGGCCCATCGAGGTGATCGAGGGCCCGCTGATGGACGGCATGAACGTCGTCGGCGACCTGTTCGGGGCCGGCAAGATGTTCCTGCCCCAGGTCGTGAAATCGGCCCGCGTGATGAAGAAAGCCGTGGCGTACCTGTTGCCGTTCATCGAGGCGGAGAAAGAGCAGAACGGAACCGCAGCGGCGAAGGACACCAACGGCACCATCGTGATGGCGACCGTCAAGGGCGACGTCCACGACATCGGCAAGAACATCGTCGGGGTCGTTCTGCAGTGCAACAACTTCGAAGTGATCGACCTCGGTGTGATGGTGCCTGCCCAGAAGATCCTGGACGCCGCCAAGGAGCACAACGCCGACATCATCGGGCTCTCGGGCCTGATCACGCCGTCGCTCGACGAGATGGTGAACTTCGCCGTCGAGATGGAACGCGAGGGCCTCGAGATCCCGCTGCTGATCGGTGGTGCGACGACCTCGCGCGCCCACACGGCCGTGAAGATTTCGCCGCGCCGCAGCGGTCCGGTGGTCTGGGTCAAGGACGCGTCCCGCTCGGTCCCCGTGGCGGCCGCGTTGCTCGACGACAAGCAGCGTCCGGCCCTGATGGAGGCCACCGAGAAGGACTACGCCGCGCTGCGCGAACGGCACTCGCAGAAGAACGAGCGGCCCATGCTGACGCTGGAGAAGGCGCGCGCCAACCGGACGCCGATCGAGTGGGGCGGCTACACGCCGCCGGTGCCCGCAATCGGGACGGGAGTACGAGAATTTCTCGACTACGACCTGGCTGAGCTCCGCGAGTACATCGACTGGCAGCCGTTCTTCAACGCCTGGGAGATGAAGGGCAAGTTCCCCGACATCCTCAACAACCCGGCGTCGGGCGAGGCCGCCCGCAAGTTGTACGACGACGCGCAGGAGATGCTCGACACCCTGATCAAGGAGAAGTGGCTGCGCGCCAACGGCGTCATCGGGTTCTTCCCGGCCAACGCCGTCGGCGACGACGTCGAGGTCTACACCGACGAGACCCGCACCGAGGTGCTCACCACGCTGCACAACCTGCGCCAGCAGGGTGAGCACCGCGACGGCATCCCGAACAAGTCACTCGGTGACTTCGTCGCGCCCAGGGACACTGGTCTGGCCGACTACGTCGGCGCCTTCGCGGTCACCGCGGGGCTCGGCGGCCAGGACAAGATCATGGAGTTCAAGGCTGCCCTCGACGACTACAGCGCCATCCTGCTGGAGTCGGTCGCCGACCGGCTGGCGGAGGCGTTCGCCGAGCGGATGCACCAGCGGGTCCGTGAGGAGTTCTGGGGATACCGGCCCGACGAGCAGCTCGACAACGAGGCGCTCATCGGGGAGAAGTACGTCGGCATCCGCCCGGCGCCCGGCTACCCGGCCTGCCCCGAGCACACCGAGAAGACGACGCTGTTCTCGCTGCTCGACGTCACCGAGCGCACCGGTATCGAGCTGACCGAGTCGATGGCGATGTGGCCCGGCGCCGCCGTCAGCGGCTGGTACTTCTCGCACCCGCAGTCGCAGTACTTCGTGGTCGGCCGCCTGGCCCAGGACCAGGTCGCCGACTACGCGCGGCGCAAGGGCTGGACCTTGAAGGAAGCCGAGCGCTGGCTCGCCCCCAACCTCGGCTACAACCCGGAGGACTGA
- a CDS encoding PAC2 family protein gives MSPSDRPLPQGLDLPELHDAVVVAAFEGWNDAGDAASDALEHLDAMWEARNLVEIDDESYYDYQVNRPVIRQVDGVTRELVWPSMSISHCRPPGSDRDVVLMHGVEPNMRWRTFCAELLAILDKLNVQTVVILGALLADTPHTRPVPVSGAAYSADSAKFFGLEETRYEGPTGIAGVFQDACVQAGIPAVTFWAAVPHYVSQPPCPKATVALLRRVEDALDVEVPLGDLPAQAEEWEQSVTEMTADDEEIAEYVQSLEERGDAEVDMNEALGKIDGDALAAEFERYLKRRGR, from the coding sequence GTGAGCCCGTCCGACCGGCCCCTGCCCCAGGGACTTGACCTGCCCGAACTGCACGATGCCGTCGTCGTCGCGGCGTTCGAGGGATGGAATGACGCCGGAGACGCCGCCAGTGACGCCCTCGAGCACCTCGATGCCATGTGGGAGGCCCGCAACCTCGTCGAGATCGACGACGAGAGCTACTACGACTACCAGGTGAATCGCCCCGTCATCCGCCAGGTCGACGGCGTCACGCGCGAACTGGTGTGGCCGTCGATGAGCATCTCCCACTGCCGCCCGCCGGGTTCGGACCGCGATGTGGTGTTGATGCACGGCGTCGAACCGAATATGCGCTGGCGCACGTTCTGCGCCGAGCTGCTGGCGATCCTGGACAAACTCAACGTGCAGACCGTCGTCATCCTGGGTGCGCTGCTCGCCGACACCCCGCACACCCGCCCGGTGCCGGTGTCCGGCGCGGCGTACTCGGCCGACTCGGCCAAATTCTTCGGGCTCGAGGAGACCCGGTACGAGGGGCCGACCGGTATCGCAGGCGTCTTCCAGGACGCCTGCGTGCAGGCGGGCATCCCGGCCGTGACGTTCTGGGCGGCGGTACCGCACTACGTGTCGCAACCCCCGTGTCCGAAGGCCACCGTCGCACTGCTGCGGCGCGTCGAGGACGCCCTGGACGTCGAGGTGCCGCTCGGCGACCTGCCGGCGCAGGCCGAGGAGTGGGAGCAGTCGGTGACCGAGATGACCGCCGACGACGAGGAGATCGCCGAATACGTGCAGTCCCTCGAGGAACGCGGCGACGCCGAGGTCGACATGAACGAGGCGCTCGGCAAGATCGACGGCGACGCGCTGGCCGCCGAGTTCGAGCGGTACCTCAAGCGCCGCGGCAGGTAG
- a CDS encoding DUF1254 domain-containing protein — translation MRAGFFALGFVAMLLAVTGCADEKSSSPSPSSPPTPEQVRAIAKSAYTYGFPMVDNYRVQYSYFADKAGPEYKGAWNQIHNVARVFTPEDKAIQTPNSDTPYSFLGADLRAEPLVLSVPDVEPGRYYSLQFVDGYTYNIAYVGSRATGNGAGKYLLAGPNWHGATPPGVERVIRSSTELAFVLYRTQLFGPTDIENVKKIQAGYQVTPLSAFLKQPPPPPAPAIDFVAPLSAQDERTSPKFFEILNFAMKFAPVQAAEEVMWKRFASIGIGPDGTYRADQLTPENRKAVEAGIADAWAAFETFKKDKFDTGEVTSAQLFGTATDLRGNYLYRMAGAVLGIYGNTAAEAIYPGESNDSTGAPLTGANNYTLRFAPGQLPPVNAFWSVTMYEMPQSLLVANPINRYLINSAMLPTLIKDPDGGITLNVQNKSPGQLPPVNAFWSVTMYEMPQSLLVANPINRYLINSAMLPTLIKDPDGGITLNLQNKSPGPAREANWLPAPTGPFVIAMRLYWPKPEALDGTWKAPKPIRS, via the coding sequence ATGCGGGCCGGTTTCTTCGCCCTGGGCTTCGTCGCGATGCTGCTGGCGGTCACCGGGTGTGCGGACGAGAAGTCGTCGAGCCCGTCCCCGTCATCCCCGCCGACGCCGGAGCAGGTGCGGGCCATCGCGAAATCCGCGTACACGTACGGGTTTCCGATGGTCGATAACTACCGGGTCCAGTACTCGTACTTCGCCGACAAGGCCGGGCCCGAGTACAAGGGCGCCTGGAACCAGATCCACAACGTCGCGCGCGTCTTCACTCCCGAGGACAAGGCGATCCAGACGCCCAACTCGGACACCCCGTACTCGTTCCTGGGTGCCGACCTGCGCGCCGAGCCGCTGGTGCTGAGCGTGCCGGATGTCGAGCCGGGCCGGTACTACTCGCTGCAGTTCGTCGATGGCTATACCTACAACATCGCGTACGTCGGTAGCCGCGCGACGGGCAACGGCGCGGGCAAATACCTTCTGGCCGGGCCGAATTGGCACGGTGCGACCCCGCCAGGCGTCGAGCGGGTCATCCGCAGCTCGACCGAGCTGGCCTTCGTGCTGTACCGCACGCAGCTTTTCGGGCCGACGGACATCGAGAACGTCAAGAAGATTCAGGCCGGTTACCAGGTGACGCCGTTGTCGGCGTTCCTGAAGCAGCCACCGCCACCGCCGGCGCCAGCCATCGACTTCGTCGCCCCGCTGTCGGCGCAGGACGAGCGCACTTCGCCGAAGTTCTTCGAAATCCTCAACTTCGCAATGAAGTTCGCCCCGGTGCAGGCTGCCGAGGAAGTCATGTGGAAACGCTTCGCCAGCATCGGCATCGGTCCCGACGGCACCTACCGAGCGGACCAGCTGACGCCCGAGAACCGCAAGGCCGTCGAGGCCGGCATCGCCGACGCGTGGGCGGCGTTCGAGACCTTCAAGAAGGACAAGTTCGACACCGGCGAAGTGACGTCGGCTCAATTGTTCGGCACCGCAACGGATCTCAGGGGTAACTACCTGTACCGCATGGCCGGCGCGGTGCTCGGGATCTACGGCAACACCGCGGCCGAGGCGATCTACCCGGGCGAGTCGAACGACAGCACCGGCGCGCCCCTGACCGGCGCCAACAACTACACGCTGCGGTTCGCCCCGGGGCAGCTGCCGCCCGTCAACGCCTTCTGGTCGGTGACCATGTACGAGATGCCGCAGAGCCTGCTGGTGGCCAATCCCATCAACCGCTACCTCATCAACTCGGCGATGCTGCCCACCTTGATCAAGGACCCCGACGGCGGCATCACGCTGAACGTGCAAAACAAGTCGCCGGGACAGCTGCCGCCCGTCAACGCCTTCTGGTCGGTGACGATGTACGAGATGCCACAGAGCCTGCTGGTGGCCAATCCCATCAACCGCTACCTCATCAACTCGGCGATGCTGCCCACCTTGATCAAGGACCCCGACGGCGGCATCACGCTGAACCTGCAGAACAAGTCGCCGGGACCGGCCCGCGAAGCCAACTGGTTGCCCGCCCCGACCGGGCCGTTCGTCATCGCGATGCGGCTGTACTGGCCCAAACCCGAAGCGCTCGACGGCACCTGGAAGGCCCCCAAACCAATTCGCTCGTAA